The Silene latifolia isolate original U9 population chromosome X, ASM4854445v1, whole genome shotgun sequence genome contains the following window.
CTTGGCCTGATCATTGCTAGGCTGTTCTTGGCCATCTCCCAAATGCTCATGACCATGCTCCTTAGCTTCTGCTGCAGTAATAGATAACTATTGAGCGGGACAGAGGGTGTATTATAATGAGAAAATCGTATTGCGAAAATAAGCTACTAAAGATTTATTACCCAAAAAGTATTAATAAGCTATTACAAATTCAGTACAAATAAACCTAATCAATCTACCGGCTATCTATTAGACAAACAATAAGTCTTACTTACGACCTACtatatccgtcttattaataagacgggtCATATTTGATACCAAATTGAGAATATGGGCTGAATACTCATGTCAGTTGGCATTAAATAATAATTTAGAGTACACTAAGACTGTTGTGAATTAACCCTTGCCTTACTTCTTACCTGTCACACGCCTCCTCCCTGCCCCCCCCCCCCACATTCATTTCTCAgttgttgttttatttctttcacttctctctcttctctcCTCACAACTCgctgaaaataaaaaaaatccataaaattctAAAATCGTCAACAAGATCAATGGGAAGGAAGAAAATGGCAAACAGAACCCCTCCAAAAAGGGGTCCAAAGAAGGGCACAAATGCGACCGCGGAGGAGGTGTCATTGAGGTCGAAAGCCACTGGAAGGAAGAAGTTTATGGTTAAAGAAAGTGTTGATGAAGATGTCGAGATGGGTAAGTGGAGGAATCTTTGTATTTATATACGATTTTGTTACCAAATTGTTGTGTTTTGGATTTGCATGTCTGTTTTTAATTGATTTATTTGTCAATCTGTGAATTAATATTTGGATCTCTTAATTTTTCTTTGTAGAAGAGGCTGTGGTGACAAAAAGAAGAGGTCCAAATGTGGTTTTGGGCAAGAGAAAGGGTGTTGTGATTGAGGATGAAGTTGGTGAATCAGAAATTGAAGATTCTGAAAGTGAAGGAGTACAACCACCACCAACAGTGGCGGAAAAGAAGGGAAAGGGAAAGAGGCAAAAGCCTCTTGCAAATGAAGGTATAATGTACCTTAGTTGTTTACCTTTTTGTGTAATATGTCACTGTGTTCATTAAATTTGAATAATTGATGTTTTATGTTGTTGTTATATGTGTCCAATAAGATGTTTTTATAGATCGTTATTATGTTACCAGTTAAAATAATATGGTGTCAAATAATTCAACTGGTAATACATAAATGTTTGATTCATTGTGTTCTAATATGGGCTTAAGATGTTAACTATTTTGGCAAATATGTGTCcgtttttgaaatcatttttttgTTCGAATTCGCAAAGTAGTGTGGTTACAAATTGTTGAAATGTTAGAACATAGATGAAAATTTCATGTTTTGTAAAATGTCTCCATGAAGAACACATATGGGACCATGTTGAATTTGTTAAATTGTAGTATGATAAAGTTTTGATATCAATAACACAGGTGTTTTCAGAGATCCTTATCATGTTACCAATTATACTACATGTGGCATAAAAAAAATAAGGTGGTCACAAATATTGGAAAAGTGACCACATAAAGTTCAGATGAATTCTGGTGTAATGTGGTTGACTTGTTTACCTTGTCCTCTAATATGGGACCATGCCTCCTTAATAATGTGACCCTTTCTTTGTGTTAATATAATGTTCCCATTTATATGGTAATGTTGTTACAAATAGATGAAATGACAGTACATAAATCAAAATTTGATGTTGTTCTAATATGTGTCCACTAAGAACATGTTTGTGACTATTTTGAAATTGTGAATGTGTAATCTGAATTTTATTTCTAAACCATTGTAAATATGTTTTTAGAGATCCTTATTATGTTACCAGTTATAGTAAATGTGATATAGATAATAATATGGTCACAAATAGTTGAAAGAAGACAACATAAGTTCAGATCTGTTCAGAAATTCATATGTAAAACTTGTTTGCTTTGTTATTGAATATGTGACCATGCCTCTTATATTGAATTAGTTAGATTTATTTCTGTGTCcattatttataattttgtgaccttttatttatttattttggttgCAAATCAAAATTTGATGTTGTTCTAATATGTGCCCACTAAGAACATGTTTGTGACTATTCTGAAATTGTGACTGTGTAATCTGAATTTTATTTGTAAACCATGGTAAATATGTTTTCAGAGATCCTTATTATGTTACCAGTTATAGTAAATGTGATATAGATAATAATATGGTCACAAATAGTTGAAAGGAGAACACATAAATTTAGATATGTTCAGAAATTCATATGTAAaacttgtttgctttgttctgtAATATGTGACCATGCCTCTTTTATTGAATTAGTTAGATTTATTTATGTGACGAATTGTTATGATGATGTGaccttttttttatttatttattttgtgatTTGAATTCAGATGTGTGTGTGGTGTTCAATCTGTTGTAAAAGTTGTTTACTTTGTTGTCTAATATGTGCATAAATGTTTGTTATATGTTCCCAGGTAAATCTAACCAACCGAAGGCGCCAGAATGTGTGAAGCCAGTTTCTGAAGTTGGGGAATGTTCAAACAGAATGAAATCCCAAATAATTGTCCGCTTGAAGAAGCCAGTGCAAGAAATAATGGACGAGGAAATTGCTGATGTTAATAGACccgtggaaaaggagaaggaggttgaagATCACGGTAACACAAGAGCGTTGTTCGAGCTGATACAAGTGTTGACACCAACTCAAAAAAAATGCGTTGAGGATATAGGGTTTGGTGGGCTTTTGGAGTTGAAGGCAAATGCGTTCTATCATTTCATGGCGGACTGGTTGATGGAGTGTTACGATAACCATTCacaaatgtttatgttcagtgaGAAGACCAACTTTGTCATCACCAAGCATGATGTGTATGACGTGTTCATGCAGCCATGTACAGACGGGGATGTGCTGGTGACGTCTAGCAAAATAAGAACAACCCAGATCGGGAGTTAGTTATGGTGTGGAGGGCGAAATATAATATGGGTCCAACGGCTGAGATATCATTGGATAAGGTGAAGAAGGAAATGTTGGGATTGGTAGATGGTGGTAACATGTTTAAGAAGTTATTTGTCCTATTCGCGATGAGCTCCTTTTTAGCACCCACTATGCACAACCGTGTTGATGTTAGGCTGTTCCGTGcggtggagattgttgatgaCATAGTGAGGCAGAACTGGTGCTCCTATGTTTTAGCTAGGTTGAGCGACGTTGTTGCATCGTACAAGAAGAATGACACAACACATGTCGGAGGCTGCCTATTATTTCTACAATTGGTTTATTTCCACCGCTTAAGTTGGAGGGGGGAACCCACCAGTCGTGAGCTGCCCTTATTGAAGCATTGGACATACGAAGATATCAAGCAAAGGGTGAAGGAGGAGAAGCTTGCGTACAACAGGAATTGGGGACACTTTGGTATAGGGGAGTGGAAGAATGACTTCTACCCAATCTCACGAAATCAGCCTAAAGTGTTATATCGCTTACCTGTGGACGGCCAAAATAGGGAAGCCGA
Protein-coding sequences here:
- the LOC141621770 gene encoding uncharacterized protein LOC141621770 → MGRKKMANRTPPKRGPKKGTNATAEEVSLRSKATGRKKFMVKESVDEDVEMEEAVVTKRRGPNVVLGKRKGVVIEDEVGESEIEDSESEGVQPPPTVAEKKGKGKRQKPLANEGKSNQPKAPECVKPVSEVGECSNRMKSQIIVRLKKPVQEIMDEEIADVNRPVEKEKEVEDHGNTRALFELIQVLTPTQKKCVEDIGFGGLLELKANAFYHFMADWLMECYDNHSQMFMFSEKTNFVITKHDVYDVFMQPCTDGDVLVTSSKIRTTQIGS